A single region of the Vicia villosa cultivar HV-30 ecotype Madison, WI linkage group LG4, Vvil1.0, whole genome shotgun sequence genome encodes:
- the LOC131595866 gene encoding sufE-like protein 1, chloroplastic/mitochondrial, which yields MPLSFSISQPAASNTMGIPATMMSTNSLFSCSLRLFTTKFPLSLVNKTNSTFFIKPTNTLFSFKPITFQRLPTKSSPPLSSSSSPPSTSLQPIEELPPKLQEIVNLFQSVQEPKAKYEQLLFYGKTLKPLEPQFKTKENKVEGCVSQVWVRAYMDSDKNVVYEADSDSVLTKGLAALLVQGFSGRPVNEIIRVTPDFAVLLGLQQSLTPSRNNGFLNMLKLMQKKALMLYVEAEKGTSELNSVGTSDFKDDSFVENSSGPSVTSSLGVGFSSKGDDENVELEGRGKRIKEKLEKELHPIELEVEDVSYQHAGHAGVRGSNGETHFNVKVVSEEFQGKSLVKRHRLIYNLLQDELESGLHALSIVAKTPSEVGEG from the coding sequence ATGCCCTTATCTTTCTCTATCTCGCAACCAGCTGCTTCGAATACAATGGGCATACCAGCAACAATGATGTCAACCAATTCCCTTTTTTCATGTTCATTAAGATTATTCACAACCAAATTCCCACTTTCCCTCGTCAACAAAACCAACTCTACTTTCTTCATTAAACCCACAAATACCCTCTTCTCTTTCAAGCCCATCACCTTCCAAAGACTCCCAACAAAATCATCACCACCactgtcatcatcatcatcaccgccATCCACTTCTCTTCAACCCATTGAAGAACTCCCTCCAAAGCTTCAAGAAATTGTAAACCTCTTCCAATCCGTACAAGAACCCAAAGCCAAATATGAACAGCTTCTTTTCTACGGAAAGACCCTCAAACCCCTCGAACCTCAGTTCAAAACTAAAGAAAACAAAGTGGAAGGTTGTGTTTCTCAGGTTTGGGTCCGAGCCTACATGGACAGTGACAAAAATGTCGTCTATGAAGCTGATTCGGATTCTGTTCTCACCAAAGGTCTCGCCGCTTTACTAGTTCAAGGCTTTTCAGGTCGACCCGTTAACGAAATTATCCGGGTCACGCCCGATTTTGCAGTGCTTCTTGGGTTGCAACAGAGTTTAACCCCTTCTAGAAATAATGGGTTTTTGAATATGCTCAAATTAATGCAGAAAAAAGCACTTATGCTCTATGTGGAAGCTGAAAAAGGTACTTCTGAACTTAACTCAGTTGGAACTTCTGATTTCAAAGATGATAGCTTTGTTGAGAATTCAAGTGGTCCTTCTGTAACCTCAAGTTTAGGTGTTGGTTTTAGTTCTAAGGGTGATGATGAGAATGTTGAATTGGAAGGGAGAGGGAAGAGGATAAAGGAAAAACTTGAAAAGGAACTTCATCCTATTGAGTTGGAAGTTGAAGACGTGTCTTATCAACATGCTGGACATGCTGGTGTTAGAGGGAGCAATGGTGAAACACATTTCAATGTTAAAGTTGTTTCTGAAGAGTTTCAAGGGAAGAGTTTGGTTAAGAGGCATAGGCTTATTTATAACTTGCTTCAAGATGAGTTAGAGTCTGGACTTCATGCGTTGTCTATTGTGGCCAAGACACCTTCTGAAGTCGGTGAAGGATGA
- the LOC131595865 gene encoding elongation factor 2-like, with protein MVKFTSDELRRIMDYKHNIRNMSVIAHVDHGKSTLTDSLVAAAGIIAQEVAGDVRMTDTRADEAERGITIKSTGISLYYEMTPESLKSYKGERNGNEYLINLIDSPGHVDFSSEVTAALRITDGALVVVDCVEGVCVQTETVLRQALGERIRPVLTVNKMDRCFLELQVEGEEAYQTFQRVIENANVIMATYEDPLLGDVQVYPEKGTVAFSAGLHGWAFTLTNFAKMYASKFGVDESKMMERLWGENFFDPATKKWTTKNTGSASCKRGFVQFCYEPIKQIINTCMNDQKDKLWPMLTKLGVTMKSDEKDLMGKPLMKRVMQTWLPASTALLEMMIFHLPSPSTAQRYRVENLYEGPLDDQYANAIRNCDPEGPLMLYVSKMIPASDKGRFFAFGRVFAGKVSTGLKVRIMGPNYVPGEKKDLYVKSVQRTVIWMGKRQETVEDVPCGNTVALVGLDQFITKNATLTNEKEVDAHPIRAMKFSVSPVVRVAVQCKVASDLPKLVEGLKRLAKSDPMVVCSIEESGEHIIAGAGELHLEICLKDLQDDFMGGAEIIKSDPVVSFRETVLDRSIRTVMSKSPNKHNRLYMEARPLEDGLAEAIDEGTIGPRDDPKVRSKILSEEYGWDKDLAKKIWCFGPETTGPNMVVDMCKGVQYLNEIKDSVVAGFQWASKEGVLAEENMRGICFEVCDVVLHTDAIHRGGGQIIPTARRVFYASQLTAKPRLLEPVYMVEIQAPEQALGGIYSVLNQKRGHVFEEMQRPGTPLYNIKAYLPVVESFGFSSQLRAATSGQAFPQCVFDHWDTMSSDPLEAGSQAAQLVTDVRKRKGLKEQMTPLSEFEDKL; from the exons ATG GTGAAGTTCACATCGGATGAGTTACGTCGTATTATGGACTACAAGCACAACATTAGAAACATGAGTGTCATTGCTCATGTTGACCACG GAAAATCGACTCTAACAGACTCTCTAGTTGCTGCTGCGGGGATTATTGCCCAGGAAGTAGCAGGTGATGTCCGTATGACGGACACCCGTGCTGACGAAGCCGAGCGTGGTATCACAATCAAGTCTACTGGTATCTCACTCTACTATGAAATGACTCCTGAGTCTCTCAAGAGTTATAAGGGGGAGCGTAATGGGAATGAGTATCTCATAAATCTCATTGATTCCCCTGGGCACGTTGACTTTTCATCGGAGGTTACTGCTGCGCTCCGTATTACTGATGGAGCACTTGTGGTTGTTGACTGTGTGGAAGGTGTATGTGTCCAAACTGAAACTGTGCTACGACAAGCCCTTGGAGAAAGGATCAGGCCTGTTCTTACGGTTAATAAGATGGACAGATGCTTCCTTGAGCTTCaggttgaaggagaggaggcGTACCAGACCTTTCAAAGAGTGATTGAAAATGCTAATGTGATTATGGCTACATATGAAGATCCACTTCTCGGTGATGTTCAGGTGTATCCAGAGAAAGGAACCGTTGCTTTTTCTGCTGGTTTGCATGGTTGGGCTTTTACTTTGACAAACTTTGCAAAAATGTATGCCTCCAAATTTGGTGTTGATGAGTCCAAGATGATGGAGAGGCTCTGGGGAGAGAATTTCTTCGATCCAGCCACAAAAAAATGGACCACCAAGAATACTGGTTCAGCTAGTTGCAAGCGTGGGTTTGTTCAGTTCTGTTATGAGCCTATTAAGCAGATCATTAACACTTGTATGAATGATCAGAAGGATAAGTTGTGGCCTATGCTTACAAAGCTAGGGGTCACCATGAAGTCTGATGAGAAGGACCTGATGGGTAAACCATTGATGAAACGTGTCATGCAGACCTGGTTGCCAGCAAGTACTGCACTCCTAGAAATGATGATCTTTCATCTTCCCTCACCATCAACGGCTCAGAGGTACCGTGTGGAGAATTTGTATGAGGGTCCCCTTGATGATCAATATGCAAATGCTATCCGAAACTGTGATCCCGAAGGTCCTCTGATGCTTTATGTCTCAAAGATGATTCCAGCATCTGATAAAGGAAGGTTTTTTGCTTTTGGGCGTGTATTTGCCGGTAAGGTGTCAACAGGTTTGAAGGTCAGAATTATGGGGCCAAATTATGTCCCTGGGGAGAAGAAAGATCTATATGTGAAAAGTGTTCAAAGAACTGTCATTTGGATGGGAAAGAGACAGGAGACTGTTGAGGATGTGCCCTGTGGTAACACTGTTGCTTTGGTTGGTTTGGATCAATTTATCACAAAGAATGCTACATTGACTAATGAGAAGGAAGTTGATGCCCATCCTATCCGAGCTATGAAGTTTTCTGTCTCTCCTGTTGTGCGTGTTGCTGTTCAGTGCAAGGTTGCTTCAGATCTTCCTAAGCTAGTTGAGGGTCTCAAACGTTTGGCTAAGTCAGATCCTATGGTTGTTTGTAGTATTGAAGAGTCCGGAGAACACATTATTGCTGGTGCAGGAGAGCTTCATCTGGAGATCTGTTTGAAGGACTTGCAGGATGATTTCATGGGTGGAGCTGAGATTATCAAATCCGACCCTGTTGTGTCCTTCAGGGAGACTGTTCTAGATAGATCAATCCGCACAGTGATGAGTAAATCACCCAACAAGCACAACCGGTTGTACATGGAAGCTAGACCTTTGGAGGATGGGCTTGCAGAAGCCATTGATGAAGGCACAATAGGACCAAGGGATGACCCTAAGGTTCGATCTAAAATCTTGTCTGAAGAGTATGGTTGGGACAAGGACCTTGCCAAGAAAATCTGGTGTTTCGGACCTGAGACAACTGGACCCAACATGGTGGTTGATATGTGTAAGGGAGTTCAGTATCTTAATGAAATCAAGGATTCTGTGGTTGCTGGATTCCAGTGGGCTtcaaaagaaggtgttttggccGAAGAAAACATGAGAGGAATCTGCTTTGAAGTATGTGATGTTGTCCTCCACACTGATGCTATCCACAGAGGAGGTGGTCAGATTATTCCTACTGCTAGGAGAGTCTTCTATGCCTCACAGCTGACCGCCAAACCCAGGCTTCTGGAGCCTGTTTACATGGTGGAAATCCAAGCTCCTGAGCAAGCTCTTGGAGGTATCTATAGTGTTCTTAATCAGAAACGTGgacatgtttttgaagaaatgcAGAGGCCCGGTACCCCACTTTACAACATCAAAGCATACCTCCCTGTTGTCGAGTCCTTCGGATTCTCCAGCCAATTGAGGGCTGCAACATCTGGGCAGGCTTTCCCCCAGTGTGTCTTTGATCATTGGGATACAATGTCCTCAGATCCCTTGGAGGCTGGTTCACAAGCTGCACAGCTTGTTACTGACGTTCGTAAGAGGAAGGGTCTCAAAGAGCAGATGACTCCACTCTCCGAGTTTGAAGACAAGCTTTaa